A genomic region of Miscanthus floridulus cultivar M001 chromosome 3, ASM1932011v1, whole genome shotgun sequence contains the following coding sequences:
- the LOC136541238 gene encoding disease resistance protein Pik-2-like translates to MEGAQTLLSNAGQLLSSEYQQLSGVGGQVVELRDELDAINALLIMQSEAEDGAVDRFLHVCMRQLGEVAYDAEDCIDLYTLRIRSRPTDGVRAWLGRLLGTLPSRRRLACEIRALRARTLAISERQARFGVNRDALRRSPPLLPAPMTVSAPANDADRRHRLVGIAEQADKLAARLKALVGDEGERKAVFSIVGFGGLGKTTLAMEVCRRLEAEFPWQGMVSVSQAFEPSRDLKVLLTNLLRQVVKPERADDRGIKEEAALGAIDDLDDNGLAKRLEELLVDKRYLIVIDDVWSVRAWEPIQSKLPENNKSSRIILTTRIETVANACSPASFSGLCIHKMEPLKLEDSKKLFVSRVFGSMDVAYPKEFEDVMSDILKKCGGLPMAIISIASVLVGYKSPGGKDKWDRVCKSLGSQMEIHPTLEGMKHIVTLSYNHLPHELKGCMMYFSIFPEDYVIRKHRLLSRWMAEGLVHQKRGLTMWEVAESYLDELLSRNMIEEAGHFGGYAWREQTYRVHDMLLEVMVSKSLEANFLSLHGGQYKGMLYDKIRRLSIHADVESVDSVAKRNVEGRRVKDNLNIQHVRSLSMFQLHGQDKLLKTLCNFVLLRVLDLEDCEGVTNKHVRYACNLYLLRFLSLRATNISKVPRQIENLEHLQTLDLADTLLTELPETITKLEKLEYIFISNKDDYWETCWTMPRGINKMKVLHLLRRVSLGNDSKVAQEVGELEELEELDLSIDINKAIDEEVLKELALSISKMHSLRWLSIGRHGSSNNGGKILNFLHDLPTPPRLLQTLWITGDIANGLPSWIGSLTHLVSFTTLDTTLTGDELFGVLCMLPNLKTLCLFWDCYSGDELAACTSHKFPVLRDLILGGYLPKVIRFEEESMEMLEMLHCDMTERSIVGIEHLTNLKKVKLDCQGDYHALVVDTVLEQMKAENDRRSRSNQFQIAVKYW, encoded by the exons ATGGAGGGCGCCCAAACCTTGCTGAGCAACGCCGGGCAGCTGCTGAGTTCAGAGTACCAGCAGCTCAGTGGCGTCGGCGGCCAAGTTGTTGAGCTGCGGGACGAGCTAGACGCCATCAATGCTCTCCTCATCATGCAGTCCGAGGCAGAGGATGGGGCCGTGGACCGCTTCCTCCATGTGTGCATGAGGCAGCTGGGCGAGGTTGCCTACGACGCGGAGGACTGCATCGACCTTTACACCCTGCGCATCAGGTCCCGGCCCACCGACGGCGTGCGCGCCTGGCTGGGACGCCTGCTCGGGACGCTCCCGTCTCGCCGCCGCCTTGCCTGTGAGATCAGAGCCCTTCGCGCCCGCACCCTCGCCATCAGCGAGCGCCAGGCGCGGTTCGGCGTCAACCGTGACGCGCTGCGCCGCTCCCCTCCTCTGCTACCCGCCCCCATGACAGTGTCCGCTCCAGCTAACGACGCCGACCGCCGCCACCGACTGGTCGGCATCGCGGAGCAGGCTGATAAACTGGCTGCACGGCTGAAGGCGCTGGTTGGCGACGAGGGTGAACGCAAGGCCGTTTTCTCCATCGTGGGGTTCGGCGGCCTTGGCAAGACGACGCTGGCCATGGAGGTGTGCCGGCGGCTAGAAGCGGAGTTCCCGTGGCAGGGGATGGTGTCCGTGTCTCAGGCGTTCGAGCCGAGCAGGGACCTCAAGGTGTTGCTCACGAACCTTCTTCGGCAGGTCGTGAAGCCCGAAAGAGCTGACGACAGGGGCATCAAGGAAGAGGCTGCCCTGGGTGCAATCGACGACCTGGATGACAACGGGCTAGCCAAAAGACTCGAGGAGCTTCTCGTGGACAAAAG GTACCTCATAGTGATTGATGATGTTTGGAGTGTGCGAGCATGGGAGCCAATCCAATCCAAGCTACCAGAGAACAACAAGAGCAGTAGAATCATCTTGACCACTCGGATAGAAACAGTGGCCAATGCATGCAGTCCTGCTAGTTTTAGTGGCCTTTGCATTCATAAAATGGAACCCCTTAAGCTTGAAGATTCCAAGAAGTTGTTCGTCAGTAGAGTGTTTGGCTCCATGGATGTCGCTTACCCCAAGGAGTTTGAAGATGTAATGAGCGACATCTTGAAAAAATGCGGTGGGCTGCCAATGGCCATTATCAGCATTGCTAGTGTTTTGGTAGGGTACAAATCACCAGGAGGCAAAGATAAGTGGGATAGAGTCTGCAAATCACTTGGTTCTCAAATGGAGATCCACCCTACCCTTGAGGGGATGAAGCATATAGTCACACTTAGCTACAATCACCTCCCACATGAGCTCAAGGGTTGCATGATGTACTTTAGCATTTTTCCAGAGGACTATGTGATCAGAAAGCACCGACTATTGAGCAGATGGATGGCTGAAGGATTGGTTCATCAAAAGCGGGGGTTGACTATGTGGGAGGTTGCAGAGTCTTACTTGGACGAACTCTTAAGTAGGAACATGATTGAAGAAGCAGGCCATTTTGGTGGTTATGCCTGGAGGGAGCAAACATACAGGGTGCATGACATGCTTCTTGAGGTCATGGTGTCCAAGTCCTTGGAAGCTAACTTTCTTAGCCTGCATGGAGGGCAGTATAAGGGGATGTTGTATGACAAGATCCGTCGCCTCTCCATCCATGCTGACGTAGAAAGTGTAGATTCTGTAGCAAAGAGAAATGTTGAAGGCCGCCGAGTCAAGGATAATTTGAACATACAACATGTTCGATCACTGAGCATGTTCCAGCTCCATGGGCAAGACAAGCTCCTAAAAACGCTATGCAACTTCGTCCTCTTGAGGGTGCTTGACCTAGAAGACTGTGAGGGAGTAACAAACAAGCATGTAAGGTATGCCTGCAATCTATACCTACTTAGGTTCCTAAGCTTGAGGGCCACAAACATAAGCAAGGTGCCTAGGCAGATCGagaatctagagcatttacaGACGCTTGATCTAGCTGACACACTTCTTACTGAGCTGCCAGAAACAATCACAAAGCTGGAGAAACTTGAGTACATATTCATCTCCAACAAGGATGATTATTGGGAAACTTGTTGGACTATGCCCCGAGGAATCAACAAAATGAAGGTTCTACATTTGCTGCGTAGGGTATCTCTTGGGAATGACTCTAAAGTTGCCCAAGAGGTAGGTGAACTTGAGGAACTAGAAGAGTTAGACTTATCCATCGACATCAACAAGGCCATTGATGAGGAGGttctcaaagaacttgctctGTCCATAAGTAAGATGCACTCACTGCGGTGGCTCAGTATCGGACGACATGGAAGTAGTAATAATGGTGGCAAGATACTGAACTTTCTCCATGACCTACCAACACCACCGCGACTCCTCCAAACCCTTTGGATCACAGGTGACATTGCCAATGGATTGCCCAGCTGGATCGGGTCACTCACACATCTTGTTAGTTTTACTACTCTGGATACAACCCTTACCGGTGATGAGCTCTTTGGCGTCCTGTGTATGCTGCCCAACCTGAAGACATTGTGCTTGTTTTGGGACTGCTACAGCGGGGATGAGCTGGCTGCATGCACCAGCCACAAATTTCCGGTGCTCAGGGACCTGATACTTGGAGGTTATCTACCCAAAGTTATTCGGTTTGAGGAAGAATCGATGGAAATGCTTGAGATGCTTCACTGTGACATGACGGAGAGGAGCATCGTTGGCATTGAACACTTGACCAACCTGAAAAAGGTTAAGCTCGACTGTCAAGGTGACTATCATGCACTAGTCGTCGACACAGTACTTGAGCAGATGAAGGCTGAGAATGATAGGCGCTCGAGGTCCAACCAATTCCAAATTGCAGTTAAATATTGGTGA